One part of the Sphingobacterium sp. LZ7M1 genome encodes these proteins:
- a CDS encoding carboxypeptidase-like regulatory domain-containing protein: protein MQRIFSIIFLLTCFCVAVLGQEGIQLSGKVVHSRTKIPLVGVSVYLEQNKMNSSSNEEGEFVFVNLKSGPEKLIIQSAGFRNYEMEFEIKDSSFMRLEDIELVAENQIDVQTVLGVIDDDIISSEGDMSSQDIQASVILSNDLYLNKVGFKLFPYRFRVRGYDPHYEQIYINGILANDQYRRVFNYASIGALNDLTRNGDVVNYNQIGTYTFGTIGGSENINMRASSYAKGGKLTLSYTNRNYYARSMFSYSTGLNEKGWAFTGAIGGRFSDKGFIPGTSYRNFSYALSMEKQWQGGDHSLSVLSFGSPVVRGQQGSSFQEVYDLVGDNLYNPNWGYQNGKIRNSRMVHAYDPTLVISHRWKIDDRSSLTSGGILHYGRYSNSALNWYNAMDPRPDYYRYLPSNFSRFTPRLDMRTIEQYTQLWKSRDPKVTQLNWEEMYRQNLNPENIRKTNGAALYTLERRHSDLMEGTVNITFNKLYQNNFNLTAGIEARKTRSYQYKTIDDLLGADHVVDLDKFAERENPGNENVKQNDLLFPNRKVYEGDIFGYDYDIDIQAVNAWLSNGFQSRNLEFYYGTKISYTDFRRVGNMRNGRFPDHSYGKGPKYDFVDFTVKAGLTYKFDGRNFLSANSAYITEPPAPDRSYVMPRVTDRVVKGLSSGRILHNDINYVFSLPHLSGRLSLFQTNFYDHLERMNYYHDSQRTFVFHNLSGVDRKHRGIEASVTYSLNQNWNFDFIGTLAEYYYSNNPMGTMNSENGLMVNLEEKVYMKNLFVSGTPQAAGIFAARYFYDYWFLEMSGNLVSWNYMSSAALRRMASVYSTVNPYQDSYESYRKLTSQERLKGNFTLDASVGKLIYLRNRRALNFNLSIMNLLNQKNVGTGGYEQGRLDLVYPDRFNSRYFYMQGFNVFFNTSYRF from the coding sequence AATTTGAAATTAAGGATTCCAGTTTCATGAGATTGGAGGATATAGAATTGGTTGCTGAAAATCAGATCGATGTGCAGACCGTTCTGGGTGTGATAGATGATGATATCATTTCCTCGGAAGGGGACATGAGCTCACAAGATATTCAGGCATCCGTTATTCTCTCCAATGACCTTTACCTGAATAAAGTAGGGTTTAAGCTCTTTCCTTATCGTTTTAGAGTTCGTGGATACGACCCACATTACGAACAGATCTATATCAACGGCATTTTGGCGAATGACCAATACCGCCGAGTTTTTAATTACGCTTCAATCGGAGCGTTAAATGACCTGACCCGAAATGGGGATGTGGTCAATTACAATCAAATAGGAACATACACTTTCGGAACCATTGGAGGTTCTGAAAACATCAATATGCGAGCAAGCTCCTATGCAAAGGGAGGGAAGCTCACACTGTCCTATACGAATAGGAACTATTATGCACGCTCCATGTTCAGTTATTCAACAGGGCTAAATGAAAAAGGTTGGGCATTTACGGGTGCTATCGGTGGTAGGTTTTCTGATAAGGGATTTATTCCGGGGACATCCTATAGAAACTTTTCCTATGCATTGTCGATGGAAAAACAATGGCAGGGCGGCGATCATTCGCTTTCCGTGCTCAGCTTTGGTTCACCAGTAGTTCGGGGCCAACAAGGATCCTCTTTTCAGGAGGTCTATGACTTGGTCGGTGATAATCTATATAATCCAAATTGGGGCTATCAAAATGGTAAGATCCGTAATTCAAGAATGGTCCATGCCTATGATCCGACCTTGGTCATTTCCCATCGCTGGAAAATTGATGACAGGAGCAGTTTGACCTCTGGAGGTATTTTACATTATGGTCGATACAGTAATTCGGCATTGAACTGGTATAACGCCATGGATCCACGACCTGATTATTATCGTTATTTGCCCTCCAATTTTTCAAGGTTTACCCCTAGACTTGACATGAGGACTATCGAACAGTATACCCAGCTTTGGAAATCTAGGGACCCTAAGGTCACTCAGTTGAACTGGGAAGAAATGTACCGTCAGAATCTGAATCCTGAGAATATTAGAAAAACGAACGGTGCTGCTTTGTACACCTTAGAACGCAGGCATTCTGACCTGATGGAAGGGACAGTGAACATAACATTCAATAAGCTTTATCAAAATAATTTTAATCTAACAGCAGGTATTGAGGCTAGAAAGACGAGATCATACCAGTATAAGACCATAGATGATCTGCTGGGAGCCGACCATGTCGTTGATCTAGACAAGTTTGCCGAACGGGAGAATCCAGGTAATGAAAATGTCAAGCAAAATGACCTTCTTTTTCCCAACCGAAAGGTTTATGAGGGCGATATTTTCGGCTATGATTACGATATAGATATTCAGGCTGTGAATGCATGGTTGAGTAATGGTTTTCAATCCAGGAATTTAGAGTTTTATTACGGAACAAAAATCAGCTATACCGATTTTCGTCGGGTTGGAAATATGAGGAACGGCCGGTTCCCTGACCATTCGTATGGGAAAGGTCCTAAATATGACTTTGTGGATTTTACGGTAAAAGCTGGCCTGACCTATAAGTTTGATGGCCGGAATTTCCTTTCTGCCAATTCTGCCTATATCACAGAGCCACCAGCTCCCGATCGATCATATGTGATGCCGCGGGTTACAGACCGCGTCGTTAAAGGACTTTCTAGTGGCAGGATCCTCCATAATGATATCAATTATGTTTTTTCCTTACCGCATCTATCTGGGCGGCTGTCACTCTTCCAGACTAATTTCTATGATCATTTGGAACGGATGAATTATTACCATGATTCCCAGCGGACCTTTGTCTTTCACAACCTAAGTGGAGTTGATCGAAAACATCGAGGAATAGAGGCAAGTGTAACCTATAGTCTGAACCAAAACTGGAATTTCGATTTTATTGGTACCCTAGCTGAATATTACTATAGCAACAATCCCATGGGGACCATGAACTCAGAAAATGGCCTTATGGTGAATTTGGAGGAGAAAGTTTACATGAAGAACCTCTTTGTCTCTGGAACGCCACAGGCAGCCGGAATCTTTGCTGCCAGGTATTTCTACGATTACTGGTTCCTCGAGATGAGTGGGAATCTTGTCAGCTGGAACTACATGTCCTCTGCTGCTTTGAGGAGAATGGCTTCAGTATATTCCACGGTGAACCCCTATCAAGATAGTTATGAATCATATAGGAAATTGACAAGCCAAGAGAGGCTGAAAGGAAATTTTACCTTGGATGCCTCGGTTGGGAAGTTGATCTACCTTCGGAACCGACGTGCCTTGAACTTCAATCTGTCGATTATGAACTTACTGAACCAAAAAAATGTTGGGACTGGCGGTTATGAACAAGGTAGGTTGGACCTAGTATATCCAGATAGGTTCAATTCTCGATATTTCTATATGCAGGGTTTCAATGTGTTTTTTAATACAAGTTATAGGTTTTAA